A window of the Lactobacillus gasseri ATCC 33323 = JCM 1131 genome harbors these coding sequences:
- a CDS encoding ABC transporter permease: protein MNKTWLVAKETYRREVKNWSFLLMIFAPFIVLVISFFFGMSSSSAFDDNTKVGIVSQNENLLQPLKKTKDFDMYKDKVKAEKAYQAGDINGYIVVKNNSTQLGATYYGSEGLDGDLKDELMRVLNTQQQVLNLKNAKLNNQQLKSLSQKVKFTEKTNSKKLGASDEKNLKTATFWILIFVLYFLVQTYSTIMAQDIASEKGTKIMEMIFSSMPGGNYFDGKVLGIFMEILTQLLIYALMFSGFYYLAPQITGVKETFAQVKPAIDQVLGQIISWGLVFIVLGLILYIVYAAVCGAIVTKAEDTNKAVQPLVYLTLLGLFSSMSLSNNPDSIFVIIMSYVPFLSSFLMPLRLIKGNATNLEAEISMLILVIFLVGSIWWIRKIYPSLILQTDDNGMWKNMKRALQGIKE, encoded by the coding sequence ATGAATAAGACTTGGTTAGTTGCAAAAGAAACCTACCGTAGAGAAGTTAAAAATTGGTCATTTTTATTGATGATTTTTGCGCCATTTATTGTGTTAGTTATTTCATTTTTCTTTGGAATGAGTTCGTCTTCTGCTTTTGATGATAATACAAAAGTTGGCATTGTGAGCCAAAACGAAAATTTGCTTCAACCTTTAAAGAAAACAAAAGATTTTGATATGTATAAGGATAAAGTAAAAGCTGAAAAAGCATATCAAGCTGGAGATATTAACGGCTATATTGTTGTTAAAAATAATTCTACTCAATTAGGGGCAACTTACTATGGTTCAGAAGGACTCGACGGTGATCTTAAAGATGAATTGATGCGAGTTTTAAATACTCAACAGCAGGTACTTAATTTAAAGAATGCCAAACTTAATAATCAGCAGCTGAAATCACTTTCTCAAAAGGTTAAGTTTACTGAAAAAACTAATAGTAAGAAGCTAGGTGCAAGCGACGAGAAAAATTTGAAAACGGCCACTTTTTGGATTTTGATTTTTGTTTTGTACTTTTTGGTTCAGACTTACAGCACTATTATGGCGCAAGATATTGCCAGTGAAAAAGGAACTAAGATCATGGAAATGATCTTTTCAAGTATGCCAGGTGGAAATTATTTTGATGGTAAAGTTTTAGGAATTTTCATGGAAATTCTTACGCAATTATTAATTTATGCGTTAATGTTTTCTGGATTTTATTATTTGGCTCCACAAATTACTGGAGTTAAAGAAACTTTTGCTCAAGTAAAACCAGCTATTGATCAAGTCTTAGGACAAATAATCTCTTGGGGATTAGTATTCATTGTTTTAGGGTTGATCTTATATATTGTCTATGCTGCTGTTTGTGGTGCGATTGTAACTAAGGCAGAGGATACTAACAAAGCTGTTCAACCTCTAGTTTATTTGACTTTACTTGGTTTATTTAGCAGCATGAGTTTGTCTAATAATCCTGATAGTATTTTTGTAATAATTATGTCTTATGTACCGTTTTTATCCTCTTTCTTAATGCCACTTCGACTAATTAAAGGAAATGCAACAAACTTAGAAGCTGAGATTTCAATGTTAATCTTAGTAATATTTTTAGTGGGATCGATTTGGTGGATTAGAAAAATTTACCCGAGTTTGATTTTACAAACTGATGATAATGGCATGTGGAAGAATATGAAGCGTGCATTGCAAGGAATAAAAGAATAG
- a CDS encoding ABC transporter ATP-binding protein codes for MLQVKNLNKSFGSKQVLFDINFKADNGKILGLIGKNGSGKTTLFHSILKFVKYQGKITINNHSFSSRDYNSVGYLPEERSLMPKLTVLEQVSFLASLKGMKKDVVKHDLQDWMQKLEVKGKITDKIKSLSKGNQQKIQLIATLIHQPNLIILDEPFSGLDPVNVEIIKDVILQEKRRGATIIFSDHDMSNVEELCDDVVMINNGHLVLNGAVNEVRNNFGLTRLFIRTDLGLDEVKKLPGVEKAILQNNGIYKLWLMSANYGRDIFKTLSHGEYLQTFDQEPPTLDEIFKLKAGENNE; via the coding sequence ATGTTACAAGTAAAAAATTTAAATAAAAGCTTTGGAAGTAAACAAGTTTTATTTGATATTAATTTCAAAGCAGATAATGGGAAAATACTAGGCTTAATCGGTAAGAATGGTTCAGGAAAAACTACTCTTTTTCATAGTATTCTGAAGTTTGTTAAGTATCAGGGCAAGATTACGATTAATAATCATTCTTTTTCAAGTCGTGACTACAACTCTGTGGGCTACTTGCCAGAAGAGCGTAGTCTAATGCCTAAGTTGACAGTTTTAGAACAAGTAAGTTTTTTAGCTAGTTTAAAAGGTATGAAGAAAGATGTAGTAAAGCATGACTTGCAAGATTGGATGCAGAAATTAGAAGTTAAAGGCAAGATTACTGATAAGATTAAGAGCTTATCTAAAGGAAACCAACAAAAAATTCAATTAATTGCGACACTTATTCACCAACCAAATTTAATTATTTTAGATGAACCTTTTAGTGGCTTGGATCCCGTAAATGTTGAAATAATTAAAGATGTAATTCTCCAAGAAAAACGGCGTGGGGCGACAATTATTTTTTCTGATCACGATATGTCTAATGTTGAAGAATTATGTGATGATGTAGTGATGATTAATAATGGTCATCTTGTTTTAAATGGTGCGGTAAATGAAGTACGAAATAATTTTGGCCTAACGCGCTTATTTATTAGGACAGATTTAGGGCTCGATGAGGTTAAGAAACTACCCGGAGTAGAAAAAGCTATTTTGCAAAACAATGGCATTTATAAGCTTTGGCTAATGTCAGCTAATTATGGCCGAGATATTTTTAAGACTTTATCTCATGGAGAATATTTGCAAACCTTTGATCAAGAACCACCAACTTTAGATGAAATCTTTAAACTGAAAGCCGGTGAAAATAATGAATAA
- a CDS encoding aspartate/glutamate racemase family protein, whose protein sequence is MKHFFSIIGGMGTIATESYVRLINHRVKIAKDQDYLNYILVNDAQIPDRTAYIMDHSKPNFFYDLKDDVLSQAKLNPDFFVMPCNTAHYFYDDLAALTDVPFLHMMRIAVHTFVDNFPKEEKIGLIATEGSIYDHLYVDELERVGKKVELGGPEIQPMVNELIYSDIKEKGIVDHDLYHKILKTMHDKYGCNVILLGCTELSLAQEKAPDHPYNVIDPQSIIADVSIELALKIRNGMDPKEATAKYMYK, encoded by the coding sequence ATGAAACACTTTTTCTCAATTATTGGCGGGATGGGAACAATTGCAACTGAAAGCTATGTTCGCTTAATTAATCACCGAGTTAAAATCGCTAAAGATCAAGATTATTTGAATTATATTTTAGTAAATGATGCTCAAATTCCCGATCGAACGGCTTATATCATGGATCATAGTAAGCCTAACTTTTTCTATGATTTAAAAGATGATGTTTTAAGCCAAGCCAAGCTCAATCCTGATTTCTTTGTAATGCCATGTAATACCGCACATTATTTTTATGATGATCTAGCTGCATTAACTGATGTACCATTTTTACATATGATGCGAATTGCAGTGCATACATTTGTAGATAATTTTCCTAAGGAAGAAAAAATTGGCTTAATTGCAACTGAAGGTTCTATTTATGACCATTTGTATGTGGACGAATTAGAACGTGTTGGCAAGAAAGTAGAATTAGGTGGTCCCGAAATTCAGCCAATGGTTAATGAATTAATTTACAGCGATATTAAGGAAAAGGGAATCGTTGATCATGACTTGTATCATAAGATCTTGAAGACAATGCATGATAAATATGGTTGCAATGTAATTTTATTAGGATGTACAGAATTGTCTCTTGCTCAAGAAAAGGCACCAGATCATCCTTATAATGTAATTGATCCACAATCAATTATCGCTGATGTTTCAATTGAACTTGCTTTGAAGATTCGTAATGGAATGGATCCTAAAGAAGCAACTGCAAAATATATGTATAAATAG
- a CDS encoding UDP-N-acetylmuramoyl-L-alanyl-D-glutamate--2,6-diaminopimelate ligase, translating to MSDSSISLNTCILILKEHHLLKSSAVQDAVPTKMNYISYDSRDIKTNTLFFCKGKGFRPTYLSMAKDSGATCYVAEQPYPEGKGMHALVVRDVTKAMALLSAAFYRFPQDDLYVVAFTGTKGKTTSAYFLKGMLDQINGGRTALFSSVDDIVGPKPEDKFKSSLTTPESLDLFRDMRTAVDNGMTHLVMEVSSQAYKKNRVFGLTYDLGFFLNITPDHIGPNEHPNFADYLHCKLQLMVNSRKCIINAMSDHFDEIYAAATTTTNPDSIYLFARNDFENPNLKQPIDFRFQSVETDMKETEFKLFCASEKAKKLPIAGDYTLQMIGDFNEMNGTAAIIGAGLAGESYAECAKGIRHVTIPGRMETLPSKNHGTVIVDYAHNKASMIALMSFMQREFNNPKIIVVVGAPGDKGVSRRPGFSESLTAYANKAFLTTDDPGFEDPMDIAQEIDAGIDHEKVDVTIELDREKAIHDAIAMSNKDDIVLICGKGADPFQKIRGVDTPYPTDIKVAESVINELEKDDKE from the coding sequence ATGAGCGATTCTAGCATTTCTTTAAACACTTGCATCTTAATCTTGAAGGAACACCACTTGCTTAAATCAAGTGCAGTGCAAGATGCGGTTCCAACTAAAATGAATTATATTTCATATGATTCACGTGATATAAAAACAAATACCTTGTTTTTCTGTAAGGGTAAAGGCTTTAGACCTACTTATTTATCAATGGCTAAAGACAGTGGAGCTACTTGTTATGTAGCAGAACAACCATATCCAGAAGGTAAAGGAATGCATGCTTTAGTTGTTAGAGATGTAACTAAAGCCATGGCTCTTTTATCAGCTGCCTTTTACAGATTCCCGCAAGATGATTTATACGTTGTAGCCTTTACTGGTACAAAGGGTAAAACTACATCTGCTTATTTCTTGAAGGGGATGCTTGACCAAATTAACGGTGGTCGAACAGCTTTGTTTTCATCAGTAGATGATATCGTAGGGCCAAAACCTGAAGATAAGTTCAAGTCTAGTTTGACTACACCTGAAAGTTTAGACTTGTTCCGTGACATGAGAACAGCTGTTGATAATGGTATGACTCATTTGGTAATGGAAGTTTCTAGTCAAGCTTATAAAAAGAACCGTGTCTTTGGTTTAACCTATGATCTAGGATTTTTCTTAAATATTACTCCAGATCATATCGGTCCAAATGAACACCCTAACTTTGCAGATTACTTACATTGTAAATTACAATTAATGGTTAACTCGCGTAAATGTATTATTAACGCAATGTCAGACCACTTTGATGAAATTTATGCAGCAGCAACTACAACTACTAATCCAGATAGTATCTATCTGTTTGCTAGAAATGATTTCGAAAATCCTAACTTAAAACAACCAATTGATTTCCGCTTCCAATCAGTTGAAACAGACATGAAGGAAACTGAATTTAAGTTGTTCTGTGCTTCTGAAAAAGCTAAGAAATTACCAATTGCTGGAGATTACACTCTTCAAATGATTGGTGACTTCAACGAGATGAATGGTACTGCTGCAATTATTGGTGCTGGTCTTGCTGGTGAAAGCTATGCAGAATGTGCTAAAGGAATCCGTCACGTAACAATCCCGGGCAGAATGGAAACTTTACCATCAAAGAATCATGGTACTGTTATCGTTGACTACGCACATAATAAAGCTTCAATGATAGCTTTAATGAGCTTTATGCAACGCGAGTTTAATAATCCAAAGATTATTGTAGTTGTTGGAGCTCCTGGAGATAAGGGAGTATCACGTCGTCCTGGATTTAGCGAAAGTTTGACCGCTTATGCAAATAAGGCATTCTTAACTACTGATGATCCTGGCTTTGAAGATCCAATGGATATTGCTCAAGAAATTGATGCGGGCATTGATCATGAAAAAGTTGATGTCACAATTGAATTAGATCGTGAAAAGGCAATCCATGATGCAATTGCAATGTCTAATAAAGATGATATTGTTTTAATTTGCGGGAAGGGTGCAGATCCATTCCAAAAGATTCGCGGGGTAGATACGCCATATCCAACTGATATTAAAGTTGCTGAAAGTGTAATTAATGAATTAGAAAAAGACGATAAGGAATAA
- a CDS encoding sensor histidine kinase, which translates to MKKQKVILTTKEKSELFGEGVITVILLLLLNLSIIILLNLAVLNDPRLENGIFFLKKTITFANGMHLWSWQRLFVGVMLVGDAIVVYWRLIRRYRQMQLRHVIEELHYIADGHFDHRIPFVVKTDLQKVIDSINALVDSTVASMEEERQIEQSKDDLITNVSHDIRTPLTSIIGYLGLLKSSELNEDQAKYIKIAYDKALQMKALAEDLFEYTTLRSSTNNKLVLAPLHVNSMLEQVAAGFELEAEKKNIAFNVVTRPRDLVIDADAKMIVRMLNNLISNALKYGHGATEINLIANKVNNKFVELRVENNGEQIPKKSLQKIFDRFYRVESSRNLKTGGTGLGLAITKSIVDLHGGTIKCQSTSELTSFIIQLPLNSPKAK; encoded by the coding sequence ATGAAAAAACAAAAAGTAATCCTAACCACGAAAGAAAAAAGTGAATTATTTGGTGAAGGCGTTATAACTGTTATTCTGCTTTTGCTGTTGAATCTTTCGATTATTATTTTGCTTAATTTGGCAGTATTGAATGATCCACGTTTAGAAAATGGTATATTCTTTCTTAAAAAGACAATTACTTTTGCTAACGGGATGCATTTATGGTCTTGGCAACGGCTTTTTGTTGGTGTGATGTTAGTGGGCGATGCTATTGTTGTTTACTGGCGATTAATTAGAAGATATCGTCAAATGCAATTGCGGCATGTCATAGAAGAACTGCATTATATAGCTGACGGTCACTTTGATCATCGAATTCCTTTTGTAGTAAAGACAGATTTACAGAAAGTAATTGATTCAATTAACGCTTTAGTTGATAGTACTGTAGCTTCAATGGAAGAAGAACGCCAAATTGAACAATCAAAGGATGATCTGATTACTAACGTATCTCATGATATTAGAACGCCGTTAACTTCAATTATTGGCTACTTGGGTTTATTAAAGAGTAGTGAACTAAATGAAGATCAAGCTAAATATATTAAAATCGCCTATGACAAAGCTCTACAAATGAAAGCTTTAGCTGAAGACTTATTTGAATACACTACGCTTCGTTCGTCAACGAATAATAAATTAGTCTTAGCACCGTTACATGTCAATTCAATGCTTGAACAAGTAGCAGCTGGTTTTGAACTCGAAGCAGAAAAGAAAAATATTGCTTTTAATGTAGTGACACGACCAAGAGATTTAGTAATTGATGCTGATGCTAAAATGATTGTGCGAATGTTAAATAATTTAATTTCGAATGCCTTGAAATATGGCCATGGCGCAACTGAAATTAATTTAATTGCCAATAAGGTGAATAATAAGTTTGTAGAACTTAGAGTTGAAAATAATGGGGAGCAGATACCTAAGAAGTCTTTGCAAAAAATTTTTGATCGCTTCTATCGAGTAGAAAGTTCAAGAAATTTAAAAACCGGCGGTACTGGCTTAGGTTTAGCGATTACGAAAAGTATTGTTGACTTACATGGCGGGACAATTAAGTGTCAGTCAACATCAGAATTAACTAGTTTTATTATTCAACTACCACTCAATAGCCCCAAAGCAAAATGA
- a CDS encoding response regulator transcription factor produces the protein MKILVVDDDKEIVELLSIYLKNEGYEPIAAYSGKEALTKLSTNPEIALMILDIMMPQMSGIEVIKEVRKDSEIPILVVSAKTSDMDKIQGLITGADDYVVKPFNPLEVMARVRSLLRRSQKEVKDDKPDVLEVGPLVINKDSHEVKTLTGKVIQLTALEFGILYMLASHPNRVFSADEIFERVWQQESVVSAKTVMVHVSHLRDKIQKATDGEEVIQTVWGVGYKVEA, from the coding sequence ATGAAGATCTTAGTTGTTGATGATGATAAAGAAATCGTTGAATTATTAAGCATATATTTAAAAAATGAAGGCTATGAGCCAATTGCTGCTTATAGTGGTAAAGAAGCCTTGACTAAACTTTCTACGAATCCAGAAATTGCATTGATGATTCTTGATATTATGATGCCACAAATGTCGGGGATTGAAGTTATCAAAGAAGTTAGAAAAGATTCAGAAATTCCAATCTTAGTTGTTTCAGCTAAAACTAGCGATATGGATAAGATTCAAGGATTAATCACTGGAGCAGATGATTATGTCGTTAAGCCGTTTAATCCATTAGAAGTAATGGCACGAGTAAGATCATTGCTTCGCCGCAGTCAAAAAGAAGTTAAAGATGACAAGCCTGATGTATTAGAAGTAGGACCTTTAGTAATTAATAAGGACTCACATGAAGTTAAGACTTTAACTGGGAAAGTTATTCAATTAACCGCTTTAGAGTTTGGAATTTTATATATGCTTGCTAGTCATCCTAATCGTGTTTTTAGTGCAGATGAAATTTTTGAAAGAGTATGGCAACAAGAATCGGTTGTTTCAGCCAAAACGGTTATGGTTCACGTTTCTCACTTGCGTGATAAAATTCAAAAGGCAACTGATGGAGAAGAAGTTATCCAAACAGTTTGGGGAGTAGGCTATAAAGTAGAGGCTTAA
- a CDS encoding ABC transporter ATP-binding protein: MDQAKQHTKGNRLKVLGRLLKVVLTTSPWMLIVSVITIILAAGSAVIGSLFIERLIDTYVTPLLHEKVPNYGPLLNAILVMFGIYAIGFISNYLFSMLMGVLAQKVQFRVRNETFTHMESLPIAYFDQNNYGDIMSRYTNDIDTLMQMISQSLPQFLNSALSLIFVIVAMFSLSWQLTLFSFIIFGLSFGIVRFLTVKSSYYFKVQQNKLGQINGYDEEMLNGLKVIKVFSHEPEAEEGFDKFNEELRGASGKANTYATVLFPIMGNMGNLLYVLIAFIGGAAAINGWAPLTLGAIASFLQLSRQFSMPIAQISQQLNSIVLALAGAQRIFELEDEPSEVDNGDVIMSANPEVKNSWYWDVPEKNGDVKKVPIKGHIVFDHVNFSYVPEKQILHDINIDAKPGMKVALVGETGAGKTTISNMLNRFYEIQSGKITYDGVPISQIRKNDLRHSLSIVLQETHLFTGTIMDNIRFGKPDASDDEVYQAARLAHADEFIHELDDGYETVIDGDGGDLSQGQMQLLSIARAMIADEPVMILDEATSSIDTRTERMVQAGMDNLLAGRTSFVIAHRLSTIVNSDLILVLDHGHIIERGNHEELLKQKGYYYELYTGKKELD; this comes from the coding sequence ATGGATCAAGCAAAACAACACACTAAAGGAAATCGTCTTAAAGTTTTAGGACGTCTACTAAAAGTAGTCTTAACCACTAGTCCTTGGATGTTAATCGTTTCAGTAATTACTATCATTTTGGCAGCTGGATCTGCGGTAATTGGATCCTTATTTATTGAACGATTAATTGATACATATGTTACTCCCTTACTGCATGAAAAGGTTCCTAACTATGGTCCATTACTAAATGCAATTTTGGTAATGTTTGGAATTTATGCAATTGGCTTTATTTCTAACTACCTTTTTAGCATGTTAATGGGAGTGTTAGCCCAAAAAGTTCAATTCCGTGTTCGTAACGAAACATTTACGCATATGGAGTCTTTGCCGATTGCTTATTTTGATCAAAACAATTATGGGGATATCATGAGTCGTTATACTAACGATATCGACACCTTAATGCAGATGATCTCACAATCGCTACCACAATTTTTGAATTCGGCATTAAGCTTGATTTTTGTTATTGTGGCGATGTTTAGTTTAAGCTGGCAACTGACTTTATTCTCTTTTATTATTTTTGGCCTATCATTTGGAATTGTTAGATTTTTAACTGTGAAGTCTAGCTACTATTTCAAGGTTCAACAAAATAAATTAGGTCAAATTAACGGTTATGACGAAGAAATGCTTAATGGTTTAAAAGTCATTAAGGTCTTTTCACATGAACCTGAAGCTGAAGAGGGATTTGATAAATTTAATGAAGAACTGCGTGGAGCATCTGGGAAGGCTAATACTTATGCGACCGTTTTGTTCCCAATTATGGGTAATATGGGAAATTTATTGTATGTATTAATTGCCTTTATCGGAGGAGCTGCCGCAATTAACGGCTGGGCACCATTGACTTTAGGTGCAATTGCTTCTTTCTTACAATTATCGCGGCAATTTAGTATGCCGATTGCTCAGATTTCACAGCAATTGAATTCAATTGTTTTGGCTTTAGCTGGTGCGCAGAGAATTTTTGAGTTAGAAGATGAACCCTCGGAAGTTGATAATGGCGACGTTATTATGTCGGCCAATCCTGAAGTTAAAAATAGTTGGTATTGGGATGTCCCTGAGAAAAATGGTGATGTTAAAAAAGTTCCAATTAAAGGACATATTGTTTTTGATCATGTGAACTTTTCATATGTTCCAGAAAAACAAATTTTGCACGATATTAATATCGACGCTAAACCAGGTATGAAAGTTGCCTTAGTTGGTGAAACCGGTGCTGGTAAGACGACTATTTCTAATATGCTTAATCGTTTCTATGAGATTCAGTCTGGAAAGATTACGTATGATGGCGTTCCAATTTCTCAAATTAGGAAAAATGATTTACGACATTCTTTATCGATTGTTTTACAAGAAACGCACCTCTTTACTGGTACAATCATGGACAACATTCGGTTTGGAAAGCCAGATGCGAGTGATGACGAGGTTTATCAAGCTGCTCGCTTAGCGCATGCTGATGAATTTATTCATGAGCTAGATGATGGATATGAAACTGTGATTGATGGCGACGGCGGTGACTTGTCACAAGGTCAAATGCAGTTATTGAGTATTGCTAGAGCCATGATTGCTGATGAACCAGTAATGATCTTAGATGAAGCAACATCAAGTATTGATACTAGGACTGAACGAATGGTTCAAGCAGGGATGGATAACTTGCTTGCTGGGAGAACCAGTTTTGTGATCGCACACCGTTTATCAACCATTGTTAACTCGGACCTCATTTTAGTTCTTGATCATGGTCATATTATTGAGCGTGGTAATCATGAAGAGCTTTTGAAGCAAAAGGGTTATTACTACGAGTTGTACACTGGTAAAAAAGAATTAGATTAA
- a CDS encoding ABC transporter ATP-binding protein: MINVLRKSIRQYKKLSMTSPVLVAGEALIEMLIPYLVGILIDKGIMKGNMGYINKWGLILFVLTLISLSLGAAASYVSAHAAAGFAANLRKDMFYHIQDFSFSNIDKFSSASLVTRLTTDVTNVQNAYQMLIRIAVRAPLMLIFSIIMSVIISPRLSLIFVVIAPIFVLILALIIKSAYPYFPRIFKGYDVMNQDVRENIRGIREVKTYVQEEAQIEKFEKSSGFIYKLFSTAQKIMSLNALVVMAVLNISTLAICWFGAKEIVGGNLQTGQLVSMFSYSNSVLFSLNILAMITTQLVISEASGKRIAAVLTEKSAIENPRKPLKDVTNGDIVFDHVNFKYSTDEKHYALEDINLHITPGETIGIIGETGSSKSTLVSMIPRLYDVTSGAVRVAGHNVKSYELKALRDKVAMVLQKNVLFSGTVEENLKWGNENATHEEVVAAAKVAHADGFIREMPDGYNTMIEQGGNNVSGGQKQRITIARALLKNPEILILDDSTSAVDTTTEREIRESLAKDMPTTTKIIISQRVVSIKDADRIIVMNHGKIQAIGTHEELMKTNELYHSIAKFQEENNAGK, translated from the coding sequence ATGATTAATGTGTTACGTAAGTCAATTCGGCAATATAAAAAATTGTCAATGACTTCCCCAGTCCTAGTTGCAGGTGAAGCTTTAATTGAAATGCTGATCCCGTACTTGGTTGGTATTTTAATTGATAAGGGAATTATGAAAGGAAATATGGGTTACATCAATAAATGGGGCCTAATCCTTTTCGTATTAACTTTAATTTCCTTATCTTTAGGTGCAGCTGCTAGTTACGTTTCTGCACATGCAGCAGCAGGATTTGCAGCTAATTTAAGAAAAGATATGTTTTATCATATTCAAGATTTTTCTTTCAGTAATATTGATAAATTTTCTAGCGCTAGTTTGGTAACGCGGCTTACCACAGATGTAACTAATGTACAAAACGCTTATCAAATGCTAATCAGAATTGCCGTTCGTGCACCACTGATGTTGATTTTTTCAATCATTATGTCAGTCATAATTAGTCCAAGACTATCTTTAATTTTTGTGGTAATTGCTCCAATTTTTGTTTTAATTTTGGCTTTAATTATTAAAAGTGCATATCCTTACTTTCCACGTATTTTTAAGGGATACGATGTAATGAATCAAGATGTTCGTGAAAATATTCGTGGAATTCGTGAGGTAAAGACTTACGTTCAAGAAGAAGCTCAAATTGAAAAATTTGAAAAATCTTCAGGCTTTATTTATAAACTTTTCTCAACTGCGCAAAAAATCATGTCACTTAACGCATTAGTTGTAATGGCAGTTCTTAATATTTCGACTTTAGCAATTTGCTGGTTTGGTGCTAAAGAAATTGTTGGTGGAAACTTGCAAACTGGACAATTGGTTTCAATGTTTTCATATTCAAACTCCGTTTTATTTAGTTTAAACATTCTGGCTATGATTACTACGCAATTGGTTATTTCAGAAGCTAGTGGTAAACGTATTGCAGCTGTTTTAACTGAAAAATCAGCGATTGAAAACCCACGTAAACCACTTAAAGATGTGACAAACGGTGATATTGTTTTTGATCATGTTAACTTTAAATACTCGACAGATGAAAAGCATTATGCTTTAGAAGATATTAATTTACATATTACACCAGGTGAAACAATTGGTATTATTGGTGAAACTGGTTCATCAAAATCGACTTTAGTTTCCATGATTCCGCGTCTTTATGATGTAACATCTGGTGCAGTTAGAGTGGCTGGACATAATGTTAAGTCATATGAACTAAAGGCTCTTCGTGATAAAGTTGCAATGGTTTTACAAAAGAATGTTTTGTTCAGTGGAACTGTTGAAGAAAACTTAAAATGGGGAAATGAAAATGCAACGCATGAAGAAGTCGTAGCTGCTGCTAAAGTTGCACATGCTGATGGCTTTATTCGTGAAATGCCAGATGGCTATAATACTATGATTGAGCAAGGCGGAAATAATGTTTCCGGTGGTCAAAAGCAAAGAATTACGATCGCGCGTGCATTATTAAAGAATCCAGAAATTTTAATTCTAGATGATTCGACTTCTGCAGTTGATACAACAACTGAACGTGAAATTCGTGAATCTTTGGCAAAAGATATGCCAACTACAACTAAGATAATTATTTCGCAAAGGGTTGTTTCAATTAAAGACGCTGATCGGATTATTGTTATGAATCATGGCAAGATTCAAGCAATTGGAACTCATGAGGAATTAATGAAGACTAATGAGCTTTATCACTCAATCGCTAAGTTCCAAGAAGAAAATAATGCAGGAAAGTAG
- a CDS encoding DUF1129 domain-containing protein: MDPKDQNKSENTEVAKNSTVGNAKQEKLKKAHEQNSREEEIKKMPPKELRKKLSNKNQDYVFRLEKFLTEDQNYTMDQVKPAIDQILPEIIVAQRKGIPASSLYQKAPKEKAIEIANPQKEAPKNKFWMHAVDNGLLYFVIFAGFFGVVQLFNINSKQQNGVQQMGILTVASVTILFGILMAYYNDLVTREKSKRPPMWKVVLIGIFLVGIVMVWITFTSMPFLRVINPVLNPWVYIVLAVIAFFVRRWFRQKYHVVDPLQVKRENEIAARRRNRRS, from the coding sequence ATGGATCCAAAAGATCAAAATAAGAGTGAGAATACTGAAGTAGCTAAAAACTCAACAGTAGGTAACGCAAAACAAGAGAAATTAAAAAAGGCGCATGAGCAAAATTCTCGTGAAGAAGAAATTAAGAAGATGCCGCCAAAAGAATTACGAAAGAAATTAAGTAATAAAAATCAAGATTATGTCTTTCGTTTGGAAAAATTTTTGACAGAAGATCAAAACTACACTATGGATCAAGTGAAACCTGCAATTGATCAAATCTTGCCAGAAATTATTGTTGCACAACGCAAGGGTATTCCAGCATCCAGCTTGTATCAAAAAGCTCCCAAAGAAAAGGCAATTGAAATTGCTAATCCCCAAAAAGAAGCACCCAAGAATAAGTTCTGGATGCACGCAGTAGATAATGGCTTACTTTACTTTGTGATCTTTGCTGGATTCTTTGGCGTAGTACAATTGTTTAATATAAACTCTAAACAACAAAATGGTGTCCAACAGATGGGAATTTTAACTGTTGCTTCTGTTACCATTTTGTTTGGTATTTTGATGGCATATTACAATGATTTAGTAACCAGAGAAAAGAGTAAAAGACCACCTATGTGGAAGGTAGTCTTAATAGGAATCTTCTTAGTTGGAATAGTTATGGTATGGATCACATTTACTTCAATGCCATTCTTGCGTGTAATTAACCCAGTTCTTAATCCATGGGTTTACATTGTGTTAGCAGTGATTGCTTTCTTTGTCCGTAGATGGTTCCGTCAAAAGTATCATGTTGTTGATCCACTACAAGTTAAACGTGAAAATGAGATTGCAGCACGTAGAAGAAATCGCAGAAGTTAA